The Saliniramus fredricksonii genome segment ATTTCGATGCGGCATTCGCCGCCTTCCTCGGCACCAAGCGTGAAATCTCCGAGGAAGTCGACGATACCGTCCGTACCATCATTTCGGATGTGGTGGCGCGCGGCGATGCGGCTGTGATCGATTATACGCGCCGCTTCGACCGGCTCGATCTCACCCCGCAATCCCTGCGGGTCAGCGACGCGGAAATCGACAAGGCGCGCTCGGCCTGCGATGCGCAGACGCTGGAGGCGCTGGAACTGGCGCATCAGCGCATCGTGCGTTTCCACGAGACCCAAAGACCCGCCGATCAGCGCATGACCGATGATCTCGGCGTCACCATGGGCTGGCGCTGGACGCCGATTGAGGCGGTGGGGCTGTACGTGCCCGGCGGCACGGCGAGCTATCCCTCCTCCGTCCTGATGAACGCCGCGCCGGCGCGGGTGGCGGGGGTCGAGCGCATCGTCATGGTCTCGCCGACGCCGGACGGCGTGATCAATCCGCTCGTCCTCGTCGCGGCGCAGATTGCGGGCGTCGACGAGATCTACCGGATCGGCGGCGCCCAGGCCGTGGCGGCGCTCGCCTACGGGACGCAGACGATCGCCCCGGTGGCCAAGATCGTCGGGCCGGGCAATGCCTATGTCGCTGCCGCCAAGCGCCGGGTCTTCGGCCAGGTCGGGATCGACATGATCGCCGGCCCCTCGGAAGTGCTGATCATGGCCGACGAAACCGCCAATCCGGACTGGGTCGCGATCGACCTCCTCGCCCAGGCCGAGCACGACACCGCCGCGCAATCCATCCTCGTCACCGACGATACAGCCCTCGCCGATGCGGTCTGCAATGCGGTGGAGCGCCATCTCGCCACCATGAAGCGGGCGGAAATCGCGCGGGCGAGCTGGAACGATTACGGCGCGGTGATCCTCGTGCCCGATCTCGCCGGCGCGCTGGCGCTGGTCAACCGGATCGCACCCGAGCATCTCGAGATCGAGACCCGCGATCCCGAGGCGCTGGTGCCCGGCGTGCGCAATGCCGGTTCGATCTTTCTCGGCGCGCATACGCCGGAGGCGATCGGCGATTATGTGGGCGGCCCCAACCATGTCCTGCCGACGGCCCGCTCGGCGCGATTCTCCTCCGGCCTCGGCGTGCTCGATTTCATGAAGCGCTCCTCGATCCTGCACTGCACCCCCGGCGCCCTGCGCGCGCTCGGCCCGGCCGCCATTGCGCTCGGCGAATCGGAGGGGCTGGAAGGGCATGCGCGTTCGGTTGCGGTCAGGCTCAATCTGTGAGGATCATGGCATGAGCGGCGACGGGGGCAGCGAGCAGACGGAGTTCCGCGAGAGCGACCGCCTCGTCGCCCTGACCCTCGACGAGCAATCGATCGGGCGCGGCAGCCCCGACCAGGAACACGAGCGCGCGGTCGCGATCTACGACATCCTCGAATCGAACCATTTCCGCATTCCCGAAACCGATGCGGGGCCGTACTGGCTCAAGCTCGGAATCGTCGAGCGCCGCCTCTCCTTCGAGATCATGACGCAGGACGGCGCGCCGGTGATGACGCATCTGCTTTCGCTGACACCGTTCAGGCGAATCATCCGCGATTACGGCATCGTCTGCGACAACTACTACAACGCCATCCGCACCGCCTCCGCTGCCCAGATCGAGGCGATCGACATGGGGCGGCGCGGCCTCCACAACGAGGCGGCAGATCTGCTGGCGCAGCGCCTCGAAGGCAAGGTGAGCGTCGATTTCGATACGGCGCGGCGGATTTTCACGCTGATCTTCGCCCTGCACTGGAAAGGCTGAGCGCCGTGAGCGCCGCCGACGACAAAACCCGGGTACAATCCGCCAAAGTGCAGTCCGTGCTCTTCGTCTGTGGCTACAATGCGATTCGCTCGCCCATGGCGGAGGGTCTGGCGCGGCATTATTTCGGCAAATCCGCCTATATCCAGTCCGCCGGTGTGCGCAAGGGCGAGCCGGACGGCTTCATGAGCGCGGTGATGGAGGAAATCGGCATCGATGCGAGCCGCCACAAGGCCCGTACCCTCGACGAGCTGGAGGAATGGGAGGGGCTGAATTTTGATCTGATCATCACCCTCACGCCGGAAGCCCACCACGCCGCTCTGGAACTCACCCGCACCATTGCGGCGGATGTCGAATACTGGCCGACGCCAGACCCCTCGCTCGAACAGGGTTCGCGGGAGCAGCGACTCGACGCCTATCGGAACGTCCGCGACGGGCTCTCGCAGCGTATCCGTGACACGCTCAAGGACAGGCTCGGCTCCTGAGCCACCCGTGAGAATGCGCCCATCCCGGCTGCCGCAACGGCGATGCCACGGGCGGGCTATGATCGCCGCCATGATCGGCTATGCTGGTGGCAACGCTGAAGCAATCAAGGGGAGAACAGCCCATGGACATGTCCGACACGCGCACCATCGCCGCTCCGCGCGAAGTGGTCTGGGCCGCATTGAACGATCCCGAGGTGCTCAAGGCCTCGATCCCTGGCTGCGAGGAGATCGAGAAGCATTCCGATACCGAGATGGCGGCCAAGGTGACGCTCAAGATCGGCCCGGTGAAGGCCTCGTTCAAAGGCCAGGTGACGCTCTCCGACATCGATCCGCCGAAAGGTTACACGATCAGCGGCGAGGGCACCGGCGGCGCGGCGGGCCATGCCAAGGGCTCGGCTGCGGTGCGGCTCGAGGAAGAGGGCGAGAACACGATCCTGCATTACGACGTCAAGGCGCAGGTCGGCGGCAAGATCGCCCAGCTCGGCGGGCGCCTGATCGATTCCACCGCCAAGAAACTCGCCGGCCAGTTTTTCGACAATTTCTCCAGCATTGTCGCCCCGCCACCTGAAGGCGAGGAGACGGAGGAAGCCGCCGACGGCAACAAGAAAGGCTGGTTCGGCAAGATGTTCGGCAAGAAGGGCGAGAAGGCTGAAAAAGACGTTGCCGAGGACGGTTCGCAGCCGTGAGCGCAACGCATCTGGATGTGCGCGAGGCGATCGCCGGACGCCGCTCGGTGCGCGCCTTCAGGCCGGACCCGGTGCCGCGTGAGAGGGTCGCGGAAATCCTCGCCATCGCTTCGCGCGCGCCGTCGGGGACGAACATGCAGCCCTGGCGCGTGCATGTGCTGGCCGGGGCCGCGAAGGAGGCGCTGTCGCGCGCGGTGCGTGCCGCCCATGATGCCGGCCCGGCGGGCGGGGCGGAATATCGCTATTATCCGGAGACGTTCTTCGAGCCCTATCTTTCGCGCCGTCGCAAGGTGGGCTGGGACATGTACGGCCTGATCGGCATCGAAAAGGGCGATCACGCGGCGATGCACGCCCAGCACGGCCGCAATTACGTCTTCTTTGACGCGCCTGTGGGCATGATATTCACCATCGACCGGCGCCTCGAAATCGGCTCCTGGCTGGATTACGGGATGTTCCTGCAAAATGTCTCGCTGGCCGCGCGCGGCTTCGGACTGGAAACCTGCCCGCAAGCGGCCTTCGCGCCGCATCAGGGCGTGGTGCGCGAGGCATTGAACCTGGACGAGAGCGAAGTCGTTGTCTGCGGCATGGCGCTCGGCTACGAGGATCGCGATGCGCCGATCAACGCGCTTCAAACGCAGCGCGCGGCTGTTGAGGAGTTTGCCGATTTCTCCGGCTTCGATGGCGCGTAGCAGCCGGCGCAGCAACGGATAGGGTTTCATGAAACTGTTTTCCTGCGGCGTGTGCGGCTCCACCGTGCATTTCGATTCGATCCGTTGCGAGGCCTGCGGCACGGGGCTGGGCCTTGCACCGGATATCTGTGATATCGCCATGCTTCGTGATGCTTGCGGCATGGCCGAGGATCGCCATGGCGGGCGCTGGCGGCTTTGTGCGCACAACACTCCCGATGCAGGCTGCAACTGGCTGGTGGCCGAGGCGGATGACGACCCGTGGTGCCTCTCATGCCGGCTGAACCGCGTCATCCCCAATCTCGCCAATCCGGATCATCGCCGGCTGTGGAAGCGGCTGGAGGCGGAAAAGCGCCGCTTCGTCTATTCGGCTTTGCGATTCAACCTCCCGATCACACCGCAATCGCGTGATCTGCGGGGCCTCGCCTTCGATTTCCTCGCCGACGGGCCGGGCTTTTCGGAGCGGGTCCTGACCGGCCATGCGGGTGGTGTCATCACCATCAACATCGCCGAGGCCGACCCCGTCGAACGCGAACGCATGCGCCAGGAGATGGACGAGCCCTACCGCACCATTCTCGGCCATTTCCGCCACGAATCGGGCCATTACTACTGGGACCGGCTGGTGCGGGACACGGACCTGCTGGAGCCGTATCGCGTCCTGTTCGGCGACGAGCGCGTCGGTTACGGCGCCGCGCTGCAGGCGCATTACGAGAACGGCCCGCCGGTGGATTGGGGCGAACGCTTCATCAGCACCTACGCGACCTGCCACCCCTGGGAGGACTGGGCCGAGAGCTGGAGTCATTACTTCCACATGGTCGATACGCTGGAGACCGCCTTCGCCTACGGCATGCGCCTCACGCCGCGCACCGGGCTGACGGGGGCGTTGAGCGTCGATGCCGGCCTCGACCCCTATGAGACGCGCAATTTCGATGCGCTGATGGCGCAATGGATGCCGCTGACCCTCGCCCTGAATTCGCTCTCGCGCAGCATGGGCCACGCCCATGCCTATCCCTTCGCGCTGGCGAGTCCGGTCATCGACAAACTGCGCTTCGTCCACCATGTGATTCACGGCGGCGTGTTTGCGGATGGCCGGTCCAGGCCGAGCCCGGAGATCGCGTCATCCTTTTGATGAAGGAGCATGAGGCATGAGCGAACGAGCCGAAATCGTCATCATCGGCGCCGGAACCACCGGGCTTTCGGCCCTGCGCGAGGTGCGCCGGCATACCGAGGACGTGCTCCTGATCAATGACGGGCATTGGGGCACGACCTGCGCGGCGGTCGGCTGCATGCCCTCGAAAGCGCTGATCGCGGCGGCGGATGCCTTTCACGCCCGCAAGGGTCTGTCGGAATTTGGCGTATCCGGCGCGGATGATCTCACGATCGACATCCCCGCCGTGATGCGGCGCGTGCGCCGGCTGCGCGATGATTTCGTCAAGGGGCCGCAAAGCGTGCGCGAGACGCTGGGCGAACGCGCCATTTCCGGGCGCGCCCGGCTCGCGGGTCCGCAGGAGGTGATCGTCGGCGACAGGCGCATCCGCGCCGGCAAGATCATCCTCGCACCCGGCAGCACGCCCATCGTGCCGAAGCCGTGGCGGGCATTCGGGGAGCGCATCCTCACCAGCGACACCCTGTTCGAGCAGGCGGATCTGCCGGCCCGCATCGCCGTGGTCGGGCTCGGCGCCATCGGTGTCGAACTGGCCCAGGCCCTGGCGCGGCTCGGGATCACGGTGGCGGGTTTCGATGCGCTCGACACCGTGGCGGGAATCAGCGATCCGAAAGTGCGCGACAGCGCGATCACGGCCCTGCAAAAGGATTTCGCCCTGCATCTCGGGGCGCCGGCGGAGCTTGCGGCGCATGCGGATGCGCTTCGCGTCGGGGGCGCAGGCAGCAGCTTCGAGGCCGATGCAGTGCTCGCAGCGCTCGGGCGTCGCCCACAGCTCGAGGGGCTGGGGCTCGACACGCTCGGCGTCGATCTCGACGAAAGGGGCCAGCCACCTGTCGATCCCCAAACGATGCAGATCGCCGATCTGCCGGTCTATCTTGCCGGCGACGCCAATGGCGAGCGCGCGCTCCTCCACGAGGCGGCGGATGAGGGCCATATCGCCGGGCGCCATGCGGTCGCAACGCGTGACGAGCGGCTGCGGCGCCGACCGGCCATGGCAATCACCTTCGCGGAGCCGAATATCGGGATGGTGGGTGCGCGCCATGCCGATCTCGACCCGGATACGACGCTCATCGGTGAAGTCGATTTCGCCCGGCAGGGGCGCGCCCGCGTGATGGCGGCGAATCACGGTGTCATGCGGCTCTATGCGCGCAAGAGCGACGGGCGCTTTCTCGGGGCCGAGTTCTGCGCGCCGGCGGGCGAGCACATGGCGCATCTGCTCGGCCTTGCGGCAACGCACGGGATGCGTGTCTGCGAGATGCTGGCCATGCCCTTCTACCACCCGGTCCTGGAAGAAGGCCTGCGCACTGCGCTGCGCGACCTCGACCGGCAATTGCCCGACGAGGGGCGCTCCGATCTCGCGCAATGCCCGGCATTGGGGATCGAGGCGCTCGAATGAGGCCCGGCGCGGGCCGTTGGGCCCGGGCGGCACGCGCATGCTGACGCATTCTCGCCGTGAAGTTCCGTCATGGCTGCCCGGATGGTCGTGAAAGACGCGTCGGAGCCTGAAATTTGTTGTCGAAAACCCGGCAACTCCCCTGTGCGGGTTTCGGCTGGTCGGTGAAGCGCTTGAAACGCAAGGCAGTTACCGTCTAGTCTGCCACGGCATGCGGCCAGCGACTGAATGTGTGTGCGCCACCGTCTCTGATCCGGCGGCGTGCGCACGATATGGGGTGCAAAGCGCGGTTCCATGAAAAGGTTTTCGGTAAAACGCCTGATCCTGTTACTCGCCATATTGCTGGTTGTCGGCGGTGTGACGCTCGCGCTCGCGCCGTGGACGGTCTCATCGCGCGCACTGACGGCGGATGTGGCGGAGCAGCTGCGCGAGGAGTTCGGCATCGAGCTTGATGTCGCCGGACGAACGGTCATCGCTTTTCTGCCGTTGCCGCGTCTGAAATTCGAGGGTGTCTCCCTGACCGCGCGCGATGGAACACCCCTCGCGCGGGGAGGGGAGTTGCGCGGACAGCTCGCCGTGCGGCCCCTGCTGTTTGGTCGCATTGTCCTCGACGAAGTCTCGCTGTCGAACAGCCGTGTGGATGTGAGCATCAACGTGTTCGGCGATAGTCCCTGGCACCGCCTTGCCGGCGATGTGCGGCGCCGCATTGACAACGGAAGCAGCGCGTTTTCGATTGCGCGTCTCGCGCTCAACAATGTCCAGGTCTTCTATGACGATGAGCGCGACGGGACACGTCAGGTGCTGCGCAATGTTGCGCTGGCGCTGGAATGGCCGCGTGTGCAGGGCGCCGTCGCTCTCAATGGAAGCCTGCGCATCCGCGGCGAGACGGTGAACATCGCCCTGTCCGATTTGCGTCCCGCCGCGCTTCTGGCCAACGAACACTCGCCCATCGACCTGCGTTTGAACTCACGCTTTGGCCGGCTTGCGGTAACGGGCTCGGTTTCGCCGGGGGTCGATGCGCCGTGGCTGAGTGGACGGGTCTCCTTCGAAACGCCGGCCATGCGCGATCTGCTTGTCTGGAGCGGGCATGACTTGCCGCTCGGCCCGTTGCTCGGTCCGGTTTCGCTTCAAGGTGAGGTTAGTGGCGTTGGAAGCGTCGTCTCCTGGCCTTCGCTGCAACTCGGGCTCAATGGTGGCCGTCTCGAAGGCGCTCTTTCGGCGCGTCTCGATGACGGGCGGCTTGCGATCAATGGTACGCTGGCCGCGAACACGCTGATTCTCGATGATTTTGCTGCGCCATTCCTCGAATCGGCCATGCCCTCCGGGCCATGGCGCTTCAGGCGGTATGATCTTGCGCAGACGAGTGGTGCCGATCTCGATCTGCGCCTTTCGGCCAGTGAGGCACGGCTGCGCGGCCTGCGCATGAGCGACGTCGCCATGAGCGTTCTGATCAAGGACGAGCGGATCGAGTCCGCGCTCAGCCGTGCCACGCTTCATGGCGGTACGGCCAGGGGGCGGTTCGCGCTGACACGTGTCCGGGACGGTGACGGCATCGAATTGCAGGCGCAGGGTTCCGTCGATGCGATCGATCTCGGCGCGACTTTCCGTGAAAGCGGTGGCGCGACCTGGGTGACCGGGCGGGCCGACGGTGAATTCACCCTGCAGGCGCGCGGCATTCATGCCTTCGACATGGCCCGCCGCGCGGTCGGCGAGGGGCAGGTGACGATCCATGACGGTCAATTCGTCGGCATATCCCTCGACGATGCAATACGGCGTTTCGAGAACCAGCCGCTGACTGCCTCTCGCAACCTGCGCAGTGGCATGACCCCGTTCACCGAAGCGCGCGCGGGTATTCTCGTCGAGAGCGGGCTCGGCAAGGTCGTCGATGCCGGATTCGAGGCACCATCCATTTCCGGGGTGGTGCAGGGTATCTTCTTCATCCCCGACCGGCGCCTCTCCGCCCGCGCTGCCATTCAGAGCAACGAGGCGGTTGCGGATGGCGACATGGTCTCGGCGCTTTCCTTCGACATCCAGGGCCCGTGGCACGATATCGCCATCCTCCCCGACGCCAATGCGCTGATCCAGCGCTCGGGTGCCGCGCGCCTGCTGCTCGGCCCGGCGGTGGAGGCAACGCCGATCGACCAGCTGCCGGCGCAGTGAGCGGGTTCCCCATATCGGTGTCTCACGCTATTCCTGAGACTGGACGCTCCCGTGCTTGCGGCGAATCGTATCGCCAAGCGAAAACGAAAGGCTCCCGACCATATGCACGCCGACCACCTGTTCGAGGAGGGTGAAAACTGCTGGCGGGTGGCGCAAGCGGATCGGGTCGCGTGCCTTGTTGATGGCGAGGCCTATTTCAGTGCCTTCAAGCGGGCCGCGCTCAACGCACAGGGCTCCATCCTGATCATCGGCTGGGACGTCAACAGCCGCATTACACTCGAATATCCCGACCGGGCGATGCCGGGTGTTCCCAATACGCTCGGCGAATTTCTCACCTTTCTCCTGCAGCGGCGCAAGGAACTGCGTATTCATGTGCTGAACTGGGATTCACCGCTGCTCTACAAGATCGATCGCGAATGGCTGCCGCGTCTGCGCATCGACTGGCTCAGACACCGCCGCGCCTCCTATGCCCTTGACAACCAGCATCCCGTGGGGGCGGCCCAGCATCAGAAGCTCGCGGTGATCGACGATAGGGTGGCTTTCGTCGGCGGGATCGACTTCTCCGCCGGGCGCCTCGACAACCGTGCACATGACCCGCTCGATGAAGGCCGGCGAGAGCCTGGCAGTGGCGAAATTCCGCAACCCCATCACGATATCCAGATCGCGGTATCCGGCGAAGCGGCCCGATGCATCGGCGAGATCGCCCGCGAGCGCTGGAAAATCGCCACCGGTGAGCAACGCGCAGCTCCCGCCGGGCGCGGTGATTCCGACGTGATATGGCCGGATGGGCTCAAGCCCGATTTCAGCGATCACCCCGTCGCCATCGTCCGCACCCGCCCGGCCTGGAAAGGCCTCACCGAGATGCGGCAGGTCGAGGCGCTCTATCTTTCTTCGATCGCCGCAGCGCGCGAATGGATCTATATCGAGAATCAATATGTGACATCCACCTGCATCGGCGAGGCGCTGGCGGCGCGTTTGCGCGAAGCCGGCGGGCCGGAGATCGTCATGATCCTGCCGCGCGAGCCCTCGGGCTGGATCGAGCAGACGGCGATGGGCATGAATCAGCGTCGCGTCCTCGCCCTTCTGCGCGAGGCCGATCACGCCGATCGGTTGCGCGTCTACATTCCGATGACGGGGGAGGCGGGCGACGTGCCGATCATGGTGCACGCCAAGACGATGGTGATCGATGGCACCTTTCTGCGCATCGGTTCCTCCAATCTCAACAATCGCTCGATGGGCCTCGACAGCGAATGCGACATCGCTCTCGCCGCCGAGCCGGACAGTGCGGATATGCAGCGCATGACCGGCTATCGTGATGCGCTTCTCGCAGAGCACCTGGTCTGTGAGCCCGCCGATGTCGCGGCAGCAATTGCGCGGGAGGGGACGATGGCGGCGGCGATCGAAAAGCTGCGCCCCCGGACGGGCCGCACGCTGATCGATTTTCCGCGCACACCGCCCGATCAGCTCGACGCCATCATCGGTGATGCCGGTATTCTCGACCCGACCGGAACGCCCGAGCCGGAACGGCTCGCCGACAGCCTCACGGCCGATACCCTCGCGCGCGGCCAGCTGCGCAGCGCGCTGATCGGTCTGGGGGCGACACTCGTCGCGCTGATCATCTTTGCGCTCTTCTGGCAGACGCGACCGGGAGAAGCGCTGGACGAGGCGGGTCGGCTGAGTGCGGTGGGGTTCGTCCCGTCATGGTGGGGTGGCGTGGCGCTGATGCTTGCGGGTTATCTCGTCGCCGGATTGGTCATGTTTCCACTGCTCATTCTGATTCTGGCCACGGGCCTGATCTACGGTCCCCTTGCAGGATTGTTGATCGCCACTGCCGGATCGCTTGCCTCGGCCTGCCTCGGTTACGCGAGCGGCCTTCTGATCGGTCGCTCGCGCCTGCGCAAGCTCACGCGCGGGCGGCTCGAACATGTCGGGCAGGCGTTGATGCGCAGCGGCGTGCTGTCGGTTCTGCTGATCAGGCTGATACCCGTGGCGCCATTCGGTCTCGTCAACATGACGGCGGGGGCGCGACGAATCGCCTTTGCGCCCTATCTCGCGGGGACGGTGTTGGGTCTCGCGCCCGGCGTGACCGCGATTACCCTGTTTTCCGGGCAATTGCGCGCGCTCGTTCTCGAGCCGAACCCGTTCAATATCGTGCTGTTCGTTGTCGTGCTGGCGGCGATCGCGGGGCTTGGCGGCTTCATCTGGCGTCGTTTCGCCGAGGGACTTTCGGGCCCTGCCCGTTGAGCGACAAGGGTTTCGATGTGTTCCACCGTTTTCGTGCCGCTTCGTACAACATCCATCGTACCGTCGGATCGGACAGGCGCCATGACCCGCAGCGCGTCGCGCAGGTGATCCGCGAGGTCGGCGCCCCCGTGATCGGCCTGCAGGAAGTGAACTGGCGGCCCGAGCGCGAACTCGGCGGTGAATCACAGGCCGAATTCCTCGCCCACCTTCCGGGCTACGAAGCGATTGCCGGCTCGAATCTGATCGAGCATCGCGGACATTACGGCAATATGTTGCTCACACGCTATCCGGTTCTCGCCGTGCAGCGCCATTCGATCCTCTACAGGGCCCGCGAGCCGCGTGGTGTGGTCGACGTCACCCTCGACATTGCCGGGCAGCGCGTTCGGGTGCTGGTGACACATTTCGGTCTGTCCCTGCGCGAACGACGGTTCCAGGCGAACCTGCTTGTCGAGATTATCGCGCAGGCGACGCCGGAACCGGTGTTGCTGCTTGGTGATCTCAATGACTGGATTCCAGGCAGTCCCAGCATTGCGCCGCTTCTGGCCGGCTGTGATCCGACCCGCTCGCCGGCGAGCTTTCCGTCGGGGTGGCCGCTTTTTGCGCTCGACCGGATCGTGACCTGGCGGGTCGGTTCGCCCTTGCGCGTCTACGCCCACCGCTCCACGGTGGCGCGGTGGGCGTCCGATCATCTGCCGGTCGTGGCTGAAATCGGGATCACGCGGGATCAATGATCGGCGGAACTGCTCATGTATTTGGAAATGAAGGCCGGTTCGCCCATCCGCTTGAGCAGGTTGAGCTGCAGATCAAGCCATTCGGCATGACCTTCCTCGTCGAGAACGATGCGTTCGAAAATCGCCTTGGTGCCGATGTCACCATCTTCCACCGCCTCCTGAAAGGCCTTGGTGTAGAAAGCGATGGCGTTGTTTTCTTCCTTCAGATCGGAGGTGAAGAGGGCCTCCAGCGACTCGGCGCGTTTGGGTGCCTTTTGCTCGGAGACGACGGGCTCCCCCTGCAGATAGAGGATGCGTTCGATGAACACGCTGGCATGGCCGAGCTCCTCCTGCATTTCCTCACGCATCTTCGCGCCGAGCTTGTCGAGCCCCCAGTCATCAAGCACATGGGCGTGCAGCAGATACTGGTGCACGGCGGTGAGTTCCATCGAAAGGGCTTTTTGCAGGTTCTTCAGGCTGCGTTCTTTATTCGTCATGATTTCCTCTTCATTGTGGCTCCAGGGCGTCAAGCCGAGGCCGGAAAGGGCACCGTCCGCGTGATCGGGCAGCTGATCAGAACATCACCTGCCATGATCGTCGGTCGGAGAACGCATTCTTTCGCGAAAGGTTTCATGGGCGGCGGCGCTCGCGACGTTGCGTCTGAGCGCACATTCGGTCACCAAGGCGTAACGTGACCCGGTGATGATTGAAGAGACGGAGGCAGGGCAGCCTTGGCTGAAGCAGAGGACACGAACCGCAAGCTTCTCATCGACCCCCGCGAGGGTGATGTCGAGGACGATGCCGCGAGCCCGCGCGACCGCTCGCTCCTGATCATGGCCGGCGCGATGCTGGTGGAGATCAATTTCCTCAAGCTGTCGCTCGCGATCGTCCTGATGATCATCGTACCCGCGATCGTGCTCGGGCTGGCACCGCTTGTGGTAACGGGCTGGTATGCACAGGTCTCGCGCAGCTTTACCACTCTCACCACTGGCCTCCTGCCCGCACTCGCCACTCTGGTGATCGTCGGGCTTGCCGCATGGTATGGCGGCAAACCGCTGTTTCGTACCGCCGAGCGCAGCTTCTGGTCGCTGATCTCGCTGGTCGTGCAGCCGGGCTACGCCTTCTTCCGCGAGGCGCTTCGCCATCTGGGTGAGCGGGTGATCCCTTATGGCATGGCGCCGCGCACGCGTCGCACCTTCAGCGCGATTGCCACCGCCGTTGCCGGCCTTGCTCTCAGCGCGATCGCGCTCTGGCTGGCCTGGCTGGCCTGGCCGGAGACGCGCTGGGTGGGAAGCGTCTCGGATCTGCGCGTCCCCCAGCGTCTGATCGTGCCGACTCTGGCCAACAGCGCGGTTCTGATCGGCCTCTTTCTGGGCGTTGCCGCGCTGGTCTGGAGCCTTGCCGATGCGACCATGGACCAGCCGCGCGATTATGAAGATTTCGATCTGCAGGAGCCGGGCAGGCCGATATGGCGTGTGGCGCAGCTCTCCGATCTGCATGCGGTCGGCAGCGCCTTCGAATTCCGTATCGAGGCCGGTCGGCGCGGCCCGCGCGGGAACGGCAAGATCGAAGCGGCGCTTGCGGCGTTGTCGCGGGCACATGCGCAGAACCCGCTCGATATCGTGCTGATGAGCGGTGACATGACCGATTGCGGCCGCTCGACGGAATGGGCCGAGTTCTCCGCCATCCTCAACCGCTATCCGGACTTGCGTGAGCGCTGCCTGATGCTGCCGGGCAATCACGATCTCAACGTGGTCGATCGCTCGAATCCGGCGCGGCTGGAACTGCCGCTGAGCATCGGCAAGAACCTGCGCCAGATGCGCGCGCTTTCGGCCATGGCTGCGGTGCAGGGCGAGCGTGTTCTGGTGATGGATCATCGCGCCGGGCGGTTCGCGCGGACGCTCGACACGGCGCTTGCGCCGCATCGTGAGACGATCACCGCCTTCGCCGATACCGGAAACTTCCGGGCCTCGCTGCAGGTTTCGCGGATCTGGGACGAGGTCTTTCCCATGATCGTGCCACCGCGCCCGGATGACGGGCTCGGCGTGATTCTGCTCAATTCCAATGCCGAGGCGAATTTCTCCTTCACCAACGCGCTCGGGCTGGTGCCGTCCGAGCAGATGCGCGATCTCACCATTGCCACGCGCCAGTTCCCCCATGCGCGCTGGCTGATCGCGCTGCATCACCACCTCATCGAATATCCCAAGCCCGTCTCCGCCTTCGCGGCGCGGATCGGGACCGCTCTGATCAACGGCAGCGCCTTCGTACGCAAGATCAAGCCGCTCGGGCGGCGCGCCATCGCGATGCACGGGCATCGCCATATCGATTGGGTCGGTGCCTGTGGCGCGACCCGCATCATCTCGGCGCCTTCGCCGGTCATGAGCCCGATGGCGCAACCCTATTTCTACATCCA includes the following:
- a CDS encoding bacterioferritin is translated as MTNKERSLKNLQKALSMELTAVHQYLLHAHVLDDWGLDKLGAKMREEMQEELGHASVFIERILYLQGEPVVSEQKAPKRAESLEALFTSDLKEENNAIAFYTKAFQEAVEDGDIGTKAIFERIVLDEEGHAEWLDLQLNLLKRMGEPAFISKYMSSSADH
- a CDS encoding endonuclease/exonuclease/phosphatase family protein, whose protein sequence is MSDKGFDVFHRFRAASYNIHRTVGSDRRHDPQRVAQVIREVGAPVIGLQEVNWRPERELGGESQAEFLAHLPGYEAIAGSNLIEHRGHYGNMLLTRYPVLAVQRHSILYRAREPRGVVDVTLDIAGQRVRVLVTHFGLSLRERRFQANLLVEIIAQATPEPVLLLGDLNDWIPGSPSIAPLLAGCDPTRSPASFPSGWPLFALDRIVTWRVGSPLRVYAHRSTVARWASDHLPVVAEIGITRDQ
- a CDS encoding VTT domain-containing protein — protein: MHADHLFEEGENCWRVAQADRVACLVDGEAYFSAFKRAALNAQGSILIIGWDVNSRITLEYPDRAMPGVPNTLGEFLTFLLQRRKELRIHVLNWDSPLLYKIDREWLPRLRIDWLRHRRASYALDNQHPVGAAQHQKLAVIDDRVAFVGGIDFSAGRLDNRAHDPLDEGRREPGSGEIPQPHHDIQIAVSGEAARCIGEIARERWKIATGEQRAAPAGRGDSDVIWPDGLKPDFSDHPVAIVRTRPAWKGLTEMRQVEALYLSSIAAAREWIYIENQYVTSTCIGEALAARLREAGGPEIVMILPREPSGWIEQTAMGMNQRRVLALLREADHADRLRVYIPMTGEAGDVPIMVHAKTMVIDGTFLRIGSSNLNNRSMGLDSECDIALAAEPDSADMQRMTGYRDALLAEHLVCEPADVAAAIAREGTMAAAIEKLRPRTGRTLIDFPRTPPDQLDAIIGDAGILDPTGTPEPERLADSLTADTLARGQLRSALIGLGATLVALIIFALFWQTRPGEALDEAGRLSAVGFVPSWWGGVALMLAGYLVAGLVMFPLLILILATGLIYGPLAGLLIATAGSLASACLGYASGLLIGRSRLRKLTRGRLEHVGQALMRSGVLSVLLIRLIPVAPFGLVNMTAGARRIAFAPYLAGTVLGLAPGVTAITLFSGQLRALVLEPNPFNIVLFVVVLAAIAGLGGFIWRRFAEGLSGPAR
- a CDS encoding AsmA family protein encodes the protein MKRFSVKRLILLLAILLVVGGVTLALAPWTVSSRALTADVAEQLREEFGIELDVAGRTVIAFLPLPRLKFEGVSLTARDGTPLARGGELRGQLAVRPLLFGRIVLDEVSLSNSRVDVSINVFGDSPWHRLAGDVRRRIDNGSSAFSIARLALNNVQVFYDDERDGTRQVLRNVALALEWPRVQGAVALNGSLRIRGETVNIALSDLRPAALLANEHSPIDLRLNSRFGRLAVTGSVSPGVDAPWLSGRVSFETPAMRDLLVWSGHDLPLGPLLGPVSLQGEVSGVGSVVSWPSLQLGLNGGRLEGALSARLDDGRLAINGTLAANTLILDDFAAPFLESAMPSGPWRFRRYDLAQTSGADLDLRLSASEARLRGLRMSDVAMSVLIKDERIESALSRATLHGGTARGRFALTRVRDGDGIELQAQGSVDAIDLGATFRESGGATWVTGRADGEFTLQARGIHAFDMARRAVGEGQVTIHDGQFVGISLDDAIRRFENQPLTASRNLRSGMTPFTEARAGILVESGLGKVVDAGFEAPSISGVVQGIFFIPDRRLSARAAIQSNEAVADGDMVSALSFDIQGPWHDIAILPDANALIQRSGAARLLLGPAVEATPIDQLPAQ